The nucleotide sequence AGGCGCATGGAGCGAATGCAGCGGATAAACATAGCCACTGCCGCCATAGCCATAGCCGGGCTCTTTTTGGGACAAGGGCAGGCCGGTTCTGCCGTACTCGCAACTTCAGGCGCCCTGAATGCATCTATAGCCCTTAAATACAGTCGTGAAGACGAAGAAGAGGCGGACCGGAGGGCATGTCAATGGATATGCAAGGCCGGTTATAACCCCCGGGGGCTTCTTACGGTCCTGCAAAAAATGCAGAAATATCGATGGCTCGGTACAAGTGCCATACCCAGTTACCTCTCCACACACCCGGGAGCCAGCGAGAGAATGACCTATCTGGAGGATTTCTGGAACACAAACAGATGCGTACAAAAGTTCCCGGAGGACCGATTCAGGCTGAGAAAGATACAGGTCAAGGCAAAGGTCTTAACGCATGATCCGACAGTCATGATAAAATACTACAAACGGGAACTCAATACCACTCCGGATGATATATTCCTCCTCTATGGGTTTGCCCAGTCGCTGCTTGCCGCCCGGGAATATGGTGAGGCCCTGAAGGCATTCGACAATCTTGTGTCTTCAGCCCCGGAAAGGCCTGAATTTCAGGCGGAACAGGGGAGAGCCTACTTTGCAGCAGGAAAATATCAAAAGGCCATCTCGATTATAGGTCCATACAGCAAAAGACATCCCGGAGATTCAACTGCCAGGTTCTTTCTGGCCAGGTCATACCTTGAGCTGCAAAAGCCGGCCGAGGCCCTTCCCGTGCTCGAGGCCCTGAAAAAATCCTGGCCGGATCCCGCAGGTATTTACCTGCAGTTGGGCAGGTGTTTTGCCGCCCTCGACAAACAGGGCGAGGCCCACTACTATTTCTACCTTCACTACAAGGCCGCGGGAAATCAACGATCCGCCCAATATCACAAAAACAAGGCCCTGGAGCTGCTCCCGCGGGACAGCGGGCTTTACAACGACCTTAAGCGCGGCAAGGATCAAAAGAACCCGCATAAAGAAAGGGATGGTGGAAAGAAGGCGCCTAAAGACAGCGAAGACCGATGAACTTGTTCACCTCTTTTTCAATGAGACCCTTTTTGTTCGCGGTTCTTTTGGTTGTACTTGCAGACCAGATCAGCAAGGCCGTAGTGGTCTCCAACCTCCAGCTCCATGAAGTAAGACCTGTTCTGCAAGGATTTTTTAATATTACTTATATAACCAACACGGGGGCTGCTTTTGGATTTATGGCAGGGGCCGGTAAATGGGGACACATATTTTTCCAGGTAATAAGCGTTGTCGCTCTCTGCGGCCTCCTTTATCTTTATCGAAGCTCCCGCTGCCGCAGCTATCCGCTTGTATGGGGAATCTCGCTGGTATTCGGCGGAGCACTTGGAAACCTGATAGACAGGATCCGCTATAGATCTGTTATTGACTTCCTGGACTTCTATGCGGGTCCGTACCACTGGCCGGCCTTTAACATAGCAGATTCCGCCATAACTGCCGGCGGAATCCTCCTGGCGTGGCATTTCTTCCGCATTGCCAACAAACAATACTGATCCAGGGCAATTACCGGGGCCCACGCCCGCCCTCTCGGCCTTTCTTCCCGGATCTGGCAGTCCGCCCTTTCTTTTCCTTCTCGTCCTCATTGCCAAAGGCCTTCAATCCTTCGGCCAGTTCTTTCAATCTTGCATCCACAAGGGCATTGATGGTTCCTCTGGGATAGGTTCCGTCAGCCTTCCTTTTGCCTGCCTTCTTTCCGGTCAAGACCTCGATTCCCTCGTCAACGGTCTTGACGGCATAGATATGGAACTTCCCTTCTTTTACGGCCTGGACCACATCTTTTCGCAGCATGAGGTCTTTGACATTGCTATCCGGAACCATCACTCCCTGTTTTCCGGTAAGTTTGGTTGTCACACAGCAGTGATAAAAACCTTCGATCTTCTGGTTGACTCCGCCTATGAGTCTGTCCCGCAAATATTAGTTGCAAAATGAGGCCGAATTCGGTAAAATATTATATAATTTCAACATGATAATTGCTTTTTGAGGGCCTCATGAACTACAATTTCAGAAGCTATAATCCGGAGCAACCATATCTGCTACCCCCATCTCTGGACGACTGGCTCCCCCAGGACCATCTTGCCCGATTTATATCTGAGACAGTTGATCAAATGGATCTGTCAGCATTAATCACAGCTTACAGAGCCAATGGCCAGGGAAGCGCAGCCTATCATCCGGCAATGATGGTAAAGATACTTTTATACGCCTACTGTATGGGTATTCCATCCAGCAGGAAGATTGCCAAAGCCCTGGTAGATGATGTGGCATTCAGATGGCTTGCTGCCGGTAATTTTCCAGATTTTAGAACCATATCAGAATTTCGCAAAAGACATCTCAGGGCTCTGCAGGATCTTTTTCCCCAGATACTACTTCTCTGTAAGGCTTCTGGTTTGGTAAAGGCTGGCATTATAGCCCTTGATGGCACCAAGGTTAAAGCCAATGCAAGCCTGAGCCGCAACAAAACTTATGAGCAGCTTTCCAAGCAAGAGAAGCGACTCAAGGAGAAATTGGAAGCACTCCTTGAGCAGGCAGAGAAGACAGATCAGGAGGAAGACAGGCTGTATGGCAGCAAACGTGGTGATGAACTTCCTGAGGATTTGAGTACTGCAGAAAAAAGGCTTGCAAAGATCAAAGAGGCTAAAAAATACCTGGAAGCCAGAAAAAAGGCTGAAGCCAAAAAGAGCAAGGAGTCTCATAAGAAACACGGCAGAAAATCTCAAAAGCCTGACGACACAGTGAAGCCTGAAACCAAGGTCAATATGACCGATTCTGAGAGTCGTATTCAGAAGACGTCCAAAGGTTATATTCAAGGTTATAATGCTCAGGCCGTAGCTACAGAAGACCAGATAGTTATTGCCTGTGACGTGGTGAATGAGGCCAATGACATTCATCAGCTTAAACCTATGCTGGAGCAGGCACAGCAGAATCTTTCAGAAATAGATGTTTACGCAAAGACAGTCCTTGCTGACGCAGGGTATTGCAGTGACGATAATCTTGAATACCTGGAATCCAAGGATGAAATAAACGCTCTTGTTTCAACCCGGAAAGAGCAAGAGATGAGAAAGGCCGAATCCGGCTCCAAAAATATCAGGCACCGTTCCGACAGATACAAGGCCATGGACAGGAACCTCCAAAACCCAGTCAGTCGATATATTTATGGATTTCGCAAGCGAATAATTGAACCTGTATTTGGGCAGATGAAACATTGTCAGGGTTTCCCCGGCTTTCTCTTACGTGGACTTGAGANNNNNNNNNNNNNNNNNNNNNNNNNNNNNNNNNNNNNNNNNNNNNNNNNNNNNNNNNNNNNNNNNNNNNNNNNNNNNNNNNNNNNNNNNNNNNNNNNNNNNNNNNNNNNNNNNNNNNNNNNNNNNNNNNNNNNNNNNNNNNNNNNNNNNNNNNNNNNNNNNNNNNNNNNNNNNNNNNNNNNNNNNNNNNNNNNNNNNNNNNNNNNNNNNNNNNNNNNNNNNNNNNNNNNNNNNNNNNNNNNNNNNNNNNNNNNNNNNNNNNNNNNNNNNNNNNNNNNNNNNNNNNNNNNNNNNNNNNNNNNNNNNNNNNNNNNNNNNNNNNNNNNNNNNNNNNNNNNNNGGAATAAGGCTCTTATGACAATGAATCTCAATAATCAGCATTTCCAGAAAGTCCAGAGGGGCATAAGGCCAAAATTTGGCCGAATCGAAATCTTCGGCTGATATGATTTACGGGACACGCTCCTATGGCCTGGATCTCGCCTTTTTGATTGACAGAGCCTGTCACGGCAATGTCCTGCCGTATAGGAACACCGGATAAACTGGAGAGCAATGCATAGATCTCTGTGGAAGAGGCGCTGTCGCCTTCCACTCCGCTGTAAGACTGTTCAAAGGCAATGCTTGCGCTCACAGACAAGGGTTTATCCTGGGCATATTTCTTCCGCAGATACCCGCTCAAGACCAAAACGCCCTTGTTGTGGATATTACCGGACATATCTGCTTCACGCTCAATATTGATTATACCTTCCCGGCCCATGGAAGTGGATGCAGTAATTCTGGAAGGCTTTCCGAACATATAGTCGCCAAGATCATAAACGGCCAGGCCGTTGACTTGACCCACTACCTCGCCTTCCACGTCAATCATGAGGGTGCCGCGATCAATCATCTCCTGTATATGCTTCTCAATCTTGTTTGAGCGGTAAACCCTGGTCTCTATAGCCTTATCAACGTGTCTGTCCCGGACCTCGGCCTGACCGTCTTGAGCTGCCCAATAGTCTGCCTCCCGGATAAGATCCGCAATCTGCGGAAAGCTGGTGGAGATCTTCTCCTGCCAGCCCGACATGCGTACGGACTCCTCCAGCAAGGCAGCTACTGCTGTCCTGTCAAAGGGCTTGAGTTTTTCATCCCCGGTCTTCATCTTGATAAACTCTGCAAATTTGCTGATTGTATCATCCGTCTTGTCCATAGTTGTTTCAAAGTCAGCCCGGACCTTGAAGATTTTTGCAACGTCATGATCGTAGTAATGGAGCATTTGATAAAGATGGGGCTCTGCCAAAACGATTACCTTGATGTCCATCTCGATGGGCTCGGGCTTTAGACCTGATGTTGTGAAGAGGTAAAAGGGATCGTATGTCTGGATCTCCATTTTCTTGGTCGTTAGCGCCCGCTTAAGCGCCGGCCAAACCCCCGGCTCCATTATGGCATCCATGAGATTTAACACCAGATAGCCTCCGTTGGCCTTAATAAAAGAACCGGACTTGATCTTGCTGAAATCCGTCCTCCAAACGCCGCTGCGATCCACTATACGTTCGATGCTCCCGAACAGGTTGCGATACGTGGGGTAAGATTCAATAATGACGGGAGGTCCCTTTTGCCCGGAATTATCCACCAGCAGATTGATCTGATAAGACGCAAAGGGATCTCCTGCGGGGAACATGAGCAGACCCGGCCCTGTCTGCTGATCCCGTTTCAGAAAAAAACGCAGGTTCTCGGACATGTCCTCAATCACGGCCTGAAAATACTTATTAACTGAATCATTTTTATACTTATCAATTAACGGGTCGATTTGCTTAGATACCAGTTCATTGAACATCAACCTGTCAATCTGCCTTCCTTTTTCCTCAATCTCTTTTTGCAGGGCCCTGATCTCAAGAAATATCTGGTCGATCTCATGCCTGAGTTTATCGTACCTTTTTCTGATCTCTTCATACTCCTGTCTGGGAAATCTTCCCTTTTCAACCCTTGCCTCAAGTT is from Deltaproteobacteria bacterium and encodes:
- the lspA gene encoding signal peptidase II gives rise to the protein MRPFLFAVLLVVLADQISKAVVVSNLQLHEVRPVLQGFFNITYITNTGAAFGFMAGAGKWGHIFFQVISVVALCGLLYLYRSSRCRSYPLVWGISLVFGGALGNLIDRIRYRSVIDFLDFYAGPYHWPAFNIADSAITAGGILLAWHFFRIANKQY
- a CDS encoding ATP-dependent protease, yielding MAKQKSFEVPAKNLRWSLDPATLAFKTTEDLKPLKGIIGQKRGVEALRFGMGMDKAGYNVFVTGLPRSGRMAAVKKVLEEVSTDKTVPNDLCYVNNFKNPEAPILLSLKPGLGIELKRDLHELIETLKTEVPGLFESQDYISRKKEIMETYEKKTRNFFMGLEKKVKEAGFALVNLQIGQQTRPELMPIVDGEPVPILELEARVEKGRFPRQEYEEIRKRYDKLRHEIDQIFLEIRALQKEIEEKGRQIDRLMFNELVSKQIDPLIDKYKNDSVNKYFQAVIEDMSENLRFFLKRDQQTGPGLLMFPAGDPFASYQINLLVDNSGQKGPPVIIESYPTYRNLFGSIERIVDRSGVWRTDFSKIKSGSFIKANGGYLVLNLMDAIMEPGVWPALKRALTTKKMEIQTYDPFYLFTTSGLKPEPIEMDIKVIVLAEPHLYQMLHYYDHDVAKIFKVRADFETTMDKTDDTISKFAEFIKMKTGDEKLKPFDRTAVAALLEESVRMSGWQEKISTSFPQIADLIREADYWAAQDGQAEVRDRHVDKAIETRVYRSNKIEKHIQEMIDRGTLMIDVEGEVVGQVNGLAVYDLGDYMFGKPSRITASTSMGREGIINIEREADMSGNIHNKGVLVLSGYLRKKYAQDKPLSVSASIAFEQSYSGVEGDSASSTEIYALLSSLSGVPIRQDIAVTGSVNQKGEIQAIGACPVNHISRRFRFGQILALCPSGLSGNADY